A region from the Lentimicrobiaceae bacterium genome encodes:
- a CDS encoding response regulator, translated as MKNKDKSYSGKNTDSPVSGTHHNKKDEESAAVTEDVFIHSFDVLPAALLLVDTEFCILRCNKAAAELLALTDDDKAGKPVWDILQFRDEMDSEKLQHLLSSSPSLVTYVRSLPSQQYLHCSVIRLTVAQGMHYLIQLQPVSAQEIDSLTVAGTLDEGISTEKVFLNTGISDETNFGFGNAFLRNIIDSLPHPFYVIESGTHQARLKNLAALQFEDKLAAVHCFMKEKPEGCVGNAYVCALKMVVESTSPVRIEHEFLLQSGERRIYEVFGYPVFNNKGVLKFIIQYSIDITERKRNEIELLDYKNVLDNLMSNLPGMAFRCLNEVNWTMEYVSPGCKRLTGYSPKELISNKKTHYGDLIYHEDRKKVWDSIQRAVKIHKFYRVEYRIVTKNGKIKWVLEQGKGFFDKYDKLVSLEGLVTDITEGKNAELLLKDELAINQGIAAIGVELLKDSIKPARVAYMVQHYTRIITGSQFSLLISPSNEDETSYMYCFEDKDEVDVAKRIRRSDKQMKMVNNLINELLTKQTPVIMNEPGIKILIPCVLPGEFNFNRLMCVPAFINSQFAGILILADAENEYTMHTVNIVQRFVNMFALAAYKLRAEESLQAAKEKAEESDRLKSLFLSNMSHELRTPMNAIVGFAEMLQDTELSIDEKDRFLDVIIKSGDNLLRIVNDIIDISKIEAGQLKIIYSDCYLNELFSDLEVFFNHELVRMKKEHLTLYMQPGTSDQNFAIYTDTVRIRQIISNLVGNAMKFTDEGFIEVGYRVKKDKIDFYVRDSGIGIPVDQQKVIFERFGQVKDAGSRNLAGTGLGLTISKNLAELLGGSMWLDSYPGEGSTFWFSIPFKPGRHQSDPHSEPGYTLAPAEDLSGKCILVVEDVDTNFFYISSLLKKKNCRVLRASNGLKAVEICKSDSSVNLVLMDIELPLMDGYEATRQIKKIRPDLPIIAQTAFALMGERERSVEAGCDDYIAKPIKKEILIEAIARLI; from the coding sequence ATGAAAAATAAGGATAAATCTTACTCCGGAAAGAACACAGATTCGCCAGTATCAGGCACTCATCATAATAAAAAAGATGAGGAGTCTGCTGCTGTTACTGAAGATGTTTTTATCCATTCATTCGATGTACTGCCCGCTGCTTTGCTTTTGGTTGATACTGAATTTTGTATTTTAAGATGTAATAAAGCTGCTGCTGAACTCCTTGCATTAACCGATGATGACAAAGCCGGAAAACCGGTCTGGGATATTTTACAGTTTCGTGATGAAATGGATTCGGAGAAATTGCAGCATTTGTTAAGTTCCTCTCCAAGCCTTGTAACTTACGTTCGCTCATTACCATCACAACAATATCTCCATTGCTCTGTTATTCGGTTAACTGTAGCCCAGGGGATGCATTATCTCATTCAGCTTCAGCCTGTAAGTGCGCAGGAAATCGATTCTTTAACTGTTGCAGGTACGCTTGATGAAGGTATTTCAACCGAAAAAGTGTTTTTAAATACAGGCATTAGCGACGAGACAAATTTTGGTTTTGGGAATGCATTTTTAAGAAATATCATTGATTCTTTACCCCATCCTTTTTATGTAATTGAATCGGGAACACATCAGGCAAGGTTAAAGAATCTGGCCGCATTGCAGTTTGAGGATAAACTGGCTGCAGTTCATTGTTTTATGAAAGAAAAGCCCGAAGGCTGTGTGGGCAATGCATATGTGTGTGCTCTTAAAATGGTGGTAGAGTCAACCTCACCTGTAAGAATTGAACATGAATTTCTCCTTCAGTCGGGTGAAAGGCGTATTTACGAAGTGTTTGGTTATCCAGTTTTTAACAATAAGGGGGTTTTAAAATTCATCATTCAGTATTCAATTGATATTACAGAACGTAAACGTAATGAAATTGAATTGCTCGATTATAAAAATGTGTTGGATAATCTGATGAGCAATCTGCCGGGAATGGCCTTCAGATGCTTGAATGAAGTTAACTGGACAATGGAATATGTCAGTCCGGGGTGCAAACGCCTGACGGGTTATAGCCCCAAAGAGTTAATTAGCAATAAAAAAACACATTATGGCGATTTAATATATCATGAGGATCGGAAAAAAGTTTGGGACTCGATACAAAGAGCAGTTAAAATTCATAAGTTTTACAGGGTCGAGTACCGGATTGTAACCAAAAATGGAAAAATTAAATGGGTTTTAGAGCAGGGCAAAGGATTTTTTGATAAGTATGATAAACTGGTGAGCCTTGAAGGATTGGTTACGGATATAACTGAAGGTAAGAACGCTGAATTGCTTTTAAAAGATGAGCTTGCTATCAATCAGGGTATTGCTGCCATTGGCGTTGAGTTGCTCAAAGACTCAATTAAGCCTGCCCGTGTTGCTTATATGGTGCAACATTACACACGGATTATTACCGGAAGTCAGTTTTCATTGTTGATTTCTCCTTCAAATGAAGATGAAACCTCTTATATGTATTGTTTTGAGGATAAGGACGAAGTTGACGTAGCGAAACGAATCAGACGCAGCGATAAACAAATGAAAATGGTGAATAATTTAATCAATGAATTGTTGACCAAACAAACCCCTGTTATCATGAATGAGCCCGGAATCAAAATATTGATTCCATGCGTTTTACCCGGAGAGTTTAACTTTAACCGGTTGATGTGCGTACCTGCTTTTATTAACAGCCAGTTTGCCGGAATACTTATTCTTGCTGATGCTGAGAATGAATATACCATGCATACTGTAAATATTGTTCAGCGGTTTGTCAATATGTTTGCACTGGCTGCCTACAAACTTAGAGCTGAAGAATCGTTGCAGGCTGCAAAGGAAAAAGCAGAAGAATCTGACAGGCTGAAGAGTTTATTTCTTTCGAATATGTCGCACGAATTGCGCACTCCTATGAATGCCATTGTTGGTTTCGCTGAAATGCTTCAGGATACAGAGCTCAGCATTGATGAAAAGGATCGTTTTCTGGATGTGATTATAAAAAGCGGTGATAATTTACTTCGAATTGTAAATGATATTATTGACATCTCAAAAATTGAAGCGGGTCAATTGAAAATTATTTATTCTGATTGTTATCTGAATGAATTATTTTCCGATTTGGAAGTTTTTTTTAATCACGAGCTGGTGCGGATGAAGAAAGAGCATCTGACCCTTTATATGCAGCCCGGAACCTCTGATCAGAATTTTGCTATTTATACTGATACTGTAAGAATCAGACAAATTATTTCCAATTTGGTTGGCAATGCCATGAAGTTTACTGACGAAGGTTTTATTGAGGTCGGATACAGGGTTAAAAAGGATAAAATTGATTTTTATGTTCGTGATTCAGGAATTGGTATTCCCGTTGATCAGCAAAAGGTTATTTTTGAACGCTTTGGACAGGTTAAGGATGCAGGCTCACGTAATCTGGCTGGTACCGGATTAGGGTTAACTATTTCAAAAAACCTGGCAGAACTTCTTGGTGGCTCAATGTGGCTTGACTCTTATCCGGGCGAAGGTTCCACATTCTGGTTTTCAATTCCTTTTAAACCTGGCCGCCATCAATCTGACCCTCATTCAGAGCCGGGATATACTTTAGCACCCGCTGAAGACCTTTCGGGCAAATGTATTTTGGTGGTTGAAGATGTAGATACTAATTTCTTTTACATCAGTTCTTTACTAAAAAAAAAGAACTGCCGGGTTCTCAGAGCTTCCAATGGATTGAAGGCTGTTGAAATCTGTAAGTCCGACTCTTCTGTAAATCTTGTTTTGATGGATATTGAACTTCCTTTGATGGATGGATATGAAGCTACGCGCCAGATTAAAAAAATAAGGCCTGACCTTCCTATAATTGCGCAAACAGCTTTTGCGCTCATGGGTGAGCGTGAGCGCAGCGTTGAGGCTGGTTGTGACGATTATATTGCCAAACCGATAAAAAAAGAAATACTGATAGAGGCTATTGCGCGACTTATTTAA
- a CDS encoding DNA polymerase III subunit alpha, whose translation MHLTFLSYYSLRYGTLPIDQIPQSAAAAGADAVLLTDINNTSGTIDFVKACHKAGIKPMAGVEFREGNRLLYTGIAENNKGFKELNDLLSRCNIQGTPLPWPAPPMNHVFILYPFGSRPINDMAENEFTGVTTTDISKLPLSDYSKHAQKYIIHSPIVFADEKGYELHRYLRAIDNNILLSRLTPAMVAGSERFLTDAAGLKQLFENYPELIRNTERLAGRCSIDFDFRIIKNKRTFTGSAYDDRLLLEKLSLEGMEYRYGKNNREAAARVRHELDIIDRLKFGAYFLITWDIIRYSMSRGFYHVGRGSGANSIVAYCLRITDVDPIELNLYFERFLNPKRSSPPDFDIDYSWKERDEVLDYIFKRYGREHTALLGATSTFKGKSILRELGKVMGLPKAELDRLVDEPGNPLNQDDITRHITEIGIRMTDFPNIRSIHAGGILISEEPITCYTALDLPPKSMPVTQWDMYVAEDLGFEKLDILSQRGIGHIHDCVEIVKANHGISIDIHQVEKFKQDAKVKEQLREGETNGCFYIESPAMRGLLKKLRCDNYLSLVAASSIIRPGVARSGMMREYIRRFHNPEGFDYIHPIMKEQLSETYGVMVYQEDVLKICHHFAGLDLADADVLRRAMSGKYRSRVEFQKIIDKFFDNCRNKGYAEEITNEVWRQIESFAGYSFSKAHSASFAVESYQSLYLKSYFPIEFMVAVINNFGGFYQSWVYFNEAKRCGAIIELPCINRSYYLNTLSGNTIYMGFIHIAGLESNFVHSLLENRGQNGLFLDLYNFIDRMKPAMEQLIILIRTGALRFTGLGKQQLLWEAHMLTGKKRPEPAVSLFRQPVRQFSLPALVHSPLEDAYDEIELLDFPISMNYFEMLKTNFRGEIQARHLRTSTGQTVKMAGILVTIKYVRTIRNEIMHFATFFDDEGEFFDTVHFPDTVKEFPFRGRGVYLLLGKVVEEFGFPSLEVSKMAKLPPMSDPRYL comes from the coding sequence ATGCACCTGACCTTCCTCTCATATTACAGTCTGCGCTACGGTACACTGCCCATTGATCAGATACCTCAGTCAGCTGCCGCTGCCGGAGCTGACGCTGTTCTGCTGACAGACATCAACAACACTTCCGGAACTATTGATTTTGTAAAAGCCTGCCACAAAGCAGGCATAAAGCCCATGGCCGGAGTTGAGTTCAGAGAGGGCAACCGACTACTATACACAGGTATTGCCGAAAACAATAAAGGCTTCAAAGAGCTGAACGATTTACTGAGCCGATGCAATATACAGGGCACTCCCCTGCCCTGGCCGGCGCCTCCAATGAATCATGTGTTTATCCTTTATCCGTTTGGAAGCCGCCCCATAAACGATATGGCCGAGAATGAATTTACAGGGGTTACCACTACTGACATCAGCAAACTTCCCTTGTCTGACTATTCAAAACACGCCCAAAAATACATCATTCATTCACCCATAGTTTTTGCCGATGAAAAGGGCTATGAATTACACCGCTACCTGCGCGCCATCGACAACAACATATTACTTAGCCGGCTTACTCCGGCTATGGTTGCCGGAAGTGAGCGGTTTCTGACAGATGCGGCCGGCCTGAAGCAACTATTTGAGAATTACCCCGAATTGATCAGAAACACGGAAAGACTTGCAGGTCGGTGCAGCATAGACTTTGACTTCAGAATTATCAAAAACAAAAGGACTTTTACAGGAAGTGCTTACGACGACAGGCTATTGCTTGAAAAACTAAGCCTTGAAGGGATGGAATACCGCTACGGAAAAAACAACCGGGAAGCAGCCGCCCGTGTTCGTCATGAGCTTGACATTATTGACCGGCTTAAATTCGGAGCCTATTTTCTAATTACCTGGGACATTATCAGATACTCTATGTCGCGCGGATTTTACCATGTAGGACGTGGCAGTGGAGCCAACAGTATTGTGGCCTATTGTCTGCGCATTACCGATGTTGATCCCATTGAGCTAAACCTGTATTTTGAGCGTTTTCTGAATCCCAAACGAAGCAGTCCTCCCGATTTTGACATCGATTACTCGTGGAAAGAGCGCGACGAAGTGCTGGATTACATCTTCAAACGCTACGGTCGCGAACATACGGCATTGCTGGGCGCAACCTCGACCTTTAAAGGCAAATCAATACTACGGGAGCTGGGAAAGGTTATGGGACTTCCCAAAGCGGAGCTTGACCGACTGGTTGATGAGCCCGGCAACCCGTTGAACCAGGATGACATTACACGGCACATTACAGAAATTGGCATCCGCATGACCGACTTCCCAAACATACGCAGCATTCATGCCGGTGGTATTCTTATTTCGGAAGAACCTATCACCTGTTACACTGCGCTCGATTTGCCGCCCAAATCAATGCCGGTTACCCAATGGGACATGTATGTTGCAGAGGACCTTGGATTTGAGAAGCTCGACATCCTTAGCCAACGTGGCATCGGGCACATTCATGATTGTGTGGAAATAGTAAAGGCCAACCATGGCATCAGCATTGACATACACCAGGTTGAAAAATTCAAGCAGGATGCAAAGGTAAAAGAACAACTGCGCGAGGGAGAAACCAACGGCTGCTTTTACATCGAAAGCCCGGCCATGCGAGGATTGCTTAAAAAGCTCAGATGCGACAACTACCTCAGTCTGGTGGCAGCCAGCTCCATCATCAGGCCGGGTGTAGCCCGCTCGGGAATGATGCGCGAATATATCCGGCGTTTTCACAACCCCGAAGGCTTTGACTACATTCACCCCATAATGAAAGAACAGCTGAGTGAAACTTACGGTGTAATGGTATATCAGGAAGATGTACTGAAAATATGCCACCACTTTGCCGGCCTCGACCTGGCCGATGCTGATGTACTGCGACGGGCAATGAGCGGTAAGTACCGGTCAAGGGTAGAATTTCAGAAGATTATTGATAAATTTTTTGACAATTGCCGTAACAAGGGATATGCCGAAGAGATAACCAATGAAGTGTGGCGACAGATTGAATCGTTTGCCGGATACTCCTTCTCCAAAGCGCATTCGGCCTCATTTGCCGTTGAAAGCTATCAAAGCCTTTATCTTAAATCATACTTTCCGATAGAATTTATGGTAGCCGTCATCAACAATTTCGGCGGATTTTACCAGAGTTGGGTTTACTTTAATGAAGCTAAACGCTGCGGAGCTATCATTGAACTGCCCTGCATCAACCGGAGCTACTACCTCAATACTCTTTCGGGAAACACCATTTATATGGGTTTTATTCACATTGCAGGGCTTGAAAGCAACTTTGTGCATTCACTATTGGAAAACCGCGGACAAAATGGCCTGTTTCTGGATCTCTACAATTTTATTGACAGGATGAAGCCCGCTATGGAGCAACTGATTATTTTGATTAGAACCGGCGCACTCCGATTTACCGGCCTTGGCAAACAACAGCTTTTATGGGAAGCTCATATGCTAACGGGAAAGAAACGCCCCGAACCTGCAGTTTCTCTTTTCAGGCAACCTGTTAGGCAATTCAGTCTCCCGGCACTTGTACACAGCCCGCTTGAAGACGCCTATGACGAAATTGAACTTCTTGACTTTCCAATTAGTATGAATTACTTTGAAATGCTTAAAACCAACTTCAGAGGTGAAATACAGGCCAGGCATCTACGCACATCAACAGGCCAAACGGTTAAAATGGCCGGCATTTTGGTCACCATTAAATATGTGCGCACAATCAGGAACGAAATTATGCATTTTGCCACTTTTTTTGATGATGAAGGTGAGTTTTTCGACACAGTGCATTTCCCTGACACTGTCAAAGAATTCCCCTTCAGAGGCAGGGGTGTGTATCTGTTGCTGGGCAAGGTTGTTGAAGAATTTGGCTTTCCGTCGCTGGAAGTATCTAAAATGGCCAAACTCCCTCCGATGAGTGATCCCAGATATTTATGA
- the dinB gene encoding DNA polymerase IV: protein MSSGSDRTIVHLDLDTFFVSVERLNNSRLAGLPVIIGGMSDRGVVAGCSYEARTFGVHSAMPMKMARALCPDAIVIRGDMEQYTRYSNEVTQIIAEQAPVYEKASIDEHYLDITGIDRFFGAVKWSHSLRQRIIRETGLPISFGLSVNKTVSKIATGQAKPNGELEIRREGVVPFLSPLSISKIPGIGDKTFRLLRSMGIARIETLSHMPIEMVERVLGKNGIIIWKKANGIDPTPVEPYSERKSVSTETTFEQDTIDITMINDLLLKMVEKLSYQLRTRQKLTSCITVKIRYANFDTHTLQHRIPYTAFDHMLLPVTRNLFNKLYQRRMLIRLIGVRFSHLVSGVQQISMFDDSPEIISLYQTMDHIRNRFGSRAVTRAATLGSVLTGDEE from the coding sequence ATGAGCTCCGGCAGTGACAGAACAATTGTCCATTTGGATTTGGATACATTTTTTGTATCGGTTGAGCGTTTGAATAACAGTCGTTTGGCCGGGCTTCCGGTAATTATCGGAGGTATGTCTGACAGAGGAGTGGTAGCCGGATGCAGCTACGAAGCACGCACTTTTGGTGTACATTCAGCCATGCCTATGAAAATGGCCCGGGCTCTTTGTCCCGATGCCATTGTTATTCGTGGCGACATGGAACAGTACACCCGCTATTCAAACGAAGTCACCCAAATCATTGCTGAACAGGCTCCGGTATATGAAAAAGCTTCCATCGATGAGCATTACCTTGACATAACAGGCATCGATCGCTTTTTTGGGGCTGTTAAATGGTCTCACAGTCTGCGCCAGCGTATCATCCGTGAAACAGGACTTCCCATTTCATTTGGTCTTTCGGTAAATAAAACTGTTTCAAAAATTGCTACCGGGCAAGCCAAGCCTAATGGCGAACTGGAAATCAGGCGCGAAGGAGTTGTGCCTTTCCTCAGCCCGCTTTCCATAAGCAAAATTCCGGGAATCGGCGACAAAACATTCCGGCTGCTTCGCTCGATGGGCATTGCCCGTATAGAAACACTCAGCCATATGCCTATCGAAATGGTAGAACGTGTGCTGGGCAAAAATGGCATTATTATATGGAAAAAGGCCAACGGGATTGATCCAACCCCGGTTGAACCTTACTCTGAGCGAAAATCTGTAAGTACAGAAACAACCTTTGAACAGGACACCATTGATATAACCATGATTAACGACCTGTTGCTGAAAATGGTTGAGAAATTATCATACCAGCTTCGTACCAGGCAAAAGCTAACATCCTGCATTACCGTAAAAATACGTTATGCCAACTTTGATACGCACACCCTTCAGCACCGTATACCTTATACAGCCTTCGACCATATGCTGCTGCCGGTTACCCGAAACCTCTTCAACAAACTATATCAGCGGCGCATGCTTATCAGGCTGATTGGCGTCAGGTTTAGTCATCTGGTAAGTGGCGTACAACAAATCAGCATGTTCGACGATTCGCCCGAAATCATCAGCCTATACCAAACAATGGATCATATCCGAAACCGTTTCGGCAGCCGGGCGGTAACACGCGCTGCAACACTGGGGTCGGTTTTAACAGGAGATGAAGAGTAA
- a CDS encoding LexA family transcriptional regulator, with amino-acid sequence MNIFASNIKLLRKRRGRTQDEVAFALGMKRPTLSGYENEVAQPGIESLLAFSKYFGISVDTLLKIDLSKLSQSELSQLERGYDVFITGSKIRVLTTTVDSSNEENIEVVNQKASAGYRVGFADPEYIKVLPTFHMPFLSKEKKYRTFQINGDSMLPIPDGSWVTAEFVQNWNLIRDGQPYIILTLDDGIMFKVVTNRIKTDARLTLHSLNPLYEPYEIDIKDVREVWKFVHYISSAMPEPNLPREELAATVAALKKDMDKLKKQVNTGQVLQLPFDD; translated from the coding sequence ATGAATATTTTTGCTTCAAACATTAAACTTTTGCGCAAGCGGCGCGGCCGCACCCAGGATGAGGTGGCTTTTGCACTTGGCATGAAAAGACCTACCTTAAGTGGCTATGAAAACGAAGTGGCTCAGCCCGGCATTGAGTCTCTGCTTGCATTTTCGAAATACTTCGGTATTTCAGTTGATACCCTGCTTAAAATAGATTTATCGAAACTATCGCAAAGCGAATTGTCGCAGCTCGAACGAGGCTATGATGTGTTTATTACAGGGAGCAAAATCAGGGTGCTAACGACAACTGTTGATAGCAGTAATGAAGAAAATATTGAAGTAGTAAACCAGAAAGCCTCTGCAGGCTATCGGGTTGGATTTGCCGATCCAGAATATATCAAGGTACTTCCAACCTTTCATATGCCCTTCCTTTCGAAAGAAAAAAAATACCGCACATTTCAAATCAATGGTGATTCCATGCTGCCCATTCCTGATGGCTCATGGGTTACCGCTGAGTTTGTGCAAAACTGGAATCTGATTCGCGACGGGCAGCCATATATCATACTTACGCTCGACGATGGTATTATGTTTAAGGTAGTGACCAACCGCATTAAAACCGATGCCAGACTTACCCTGCATTCACTCAATCCTCTGTATGAACCTTATGAAATTGATATCAAAGATGTACGTGAAGTATGGAAATTTGTTCATTATATCAGCAGTGCCATGCCCGAACCTAATCTGCCTCGTGAAGAACTCGCCGCCACGGTAGCTGCCCTCAAAAAGGATATGGACAAACTTAAAAAACAGGTAAATACCGGACAGGTGCTTCAATTGCCATTTGATGATTAA
- the thrS gene encoding threonine--tRNA ligase yields MINITLPDNSVRQFPEGVTAFEIAKSISEGLARNVLSASINGEVWDANRPINHDASVKLHTWDSPEGKSTMWHSSAHLMAEAIELLYPGVKFGIGPDIENGFYYDMDFGSHEISADDLKAIENKMLELAREKQAYVRREVSKKEALDYFSKKNDEYKLELINDLEDGQITFYESGAFTDLCRGPHLPDTSSIKAVKLLNIAGAYWRGDEKRKQLTRIYGITFPKQKELADYLVLLEEAKKRDHRKLGKELELFTFSQKVGQGLPLWLPKGAMLRDRLERFLRNVQQKAGYLPVITPHIGNVDLYKTSGHFQKYGADSFQPISTPVEGEQFMLKPMNCPHHCEIFASKPRSYKDLPIRYAEFGTVYRYEQSGELHGLTRVRGFTQDDAHLFCMPDQLKSEFIAVIDIVLHIFKLLDFKDYTAQVSLRDKVNREKYIGSEENWEKAENAIMEAVKEAGLDAVVEYGEAAFYGPKLDFMVKDALGRKWQLGTIQVDYNLPERFELEYIGSDNQKHRPIMIHRAPFGSMERFVAVLIEHTAGNFPLWLNPDQVIILPISEKYLDYSKKLLNLLNNSEIRGQIDERSEKAGRKIRDAEIRKIPFMLIVGEKEEAEGTVSVRRHGVGDLGSFTTEAFIELVNNEVNAVMK; encoded by the coding sequence ATGATAAATATTACGCTTCCTGATAATTCAGTCAGACAGTTTCCTGAAGGAGTAACTGCGTTTGAAATTGCTAAAAGTATCAGTGAAGGACTTGCCCGCAATGTACTTTCTGCAAGTATCAATGGAGAAGTTTGGGATGCCAACCGCCCAATTAACCATGATGCCAGTGTTAAATTGCATACATGGGACAGTCCCGAAGGAAAATCAACCATGTGGCATTCATCAGCTCACCTGATGGCAGAAGCTATTGAATTGCTTTATCCTGGCGTTAAATTCGGCATTGGTCCTGATATAGAAAATGGATTTTATTACGATATGGATTTTGGCAGTCATGAAATCTCTGCCGATGACCTGAAAGCCATTGAAAATAAAATGCTTGAACTGGCCCGTGAAAAACAGGCTTATGTTCGCCGCGAAGTCAGCAAAAAGGAAGCTCTTGACTATTTCTCTAAAAAAAATGATGAATATAAACTTGAGCTGATCAATGATCTTGAAGATGGGCAAATAACCTTTTATGAATCAGGCGCATTTACTGATTTATGCCGGGGTCCTCATCTTCCGGATACAAGCTCAATAAAAGCTGTAAAATTGCTTAATATTGCCGGTGCTTACTGGCGTGGCGATGAAAAGCGCAAGCAGTTAACCAGAATTTACGGCATTACTTTCCCTAAACAAAAAGAACTGGCCGATTATCTGGTTTTGCTTGAAGAAGCCAAAAAACGCGACCATCGCAAACTGGGTAAAGAACTGGAACTGTTTACTTTCTCGCAAAAAGTTGGCCAGGGATTGCCTTTATGGCTGCCTAAAGGTGCCATGCTTCGCGACAGACTGGAGCGTTTTCTGCGTAATGTTCAGCAAAAAGCCGGATATCTGCCTGTAATTACCCCTCATATTGGAAACGTTGACCTGTATAAAACATCAGGCCATTTTCAGAAATATGGTGCAGATAGTTTTCAACCTATTTCTACTCCGGTTGAAGGAGAACAATTCATGCTTAAACCTATGAATTGCCCTCATCACTGTGAAATTTTTGCATCAAAACCAAGGTCTTACAAAGATTTACCTATTCGTTATGCCGAATTTGGTACGGTTTACCGCTATGAACAAAGTGGTGAGCTTCATGGTTTAACCAGAGTTCGCGGATTTACACAAGATGATGCTCACCTGTTCTGTATGCCGGATCAGCTGAAATCAGAATTTATTGCCGTTATTGATATTGTACTGCATATCTTTAAATTACTTGATTTTAAAGATTATACAGCCCAGGTATCTTTACGTGACAAAGTAAATCGCGAAAAATACATAGGTAGCGAAGAAAACTGGGAGAAAGCCGAAAATGCTATTATGGAAGCCGTAAAAGAAGCCGGGCTTGACGCTGTTGTTGAATATGGCGAAGCCGCTTTTTATGGTCCAAAGCTTGACTTTATGGTAAAAGATGCATTAGGTCGAAAATGGCAACTTGGTACCATTCAGGTTGATTATAATCTGCCTGAACGATTTGAACTTGAATATATTGGCAGCGACAATCAAAAACATCGCCCAATCATGATTCATCGTGCACCTTTTGGCTCTATGGAAAGATTTGTAGCTGTTTTGATTGAACATACTGCCGGAAATTTCCCGTTGTGGCTTAATCCCGACCAGGTTATTATTCTGCCAATCAGTGAAAAATATCTCGATTATTCGAAAAAGCTTTTAAATTTACTGAATAATTCCGAAATTCGCGGCCAGATTGATGAGAGAAGTGAGAAGGCCGGAAGGAAAATCAGGGATGCCGAAATTCGTAAGATACCTTTTATGCTTATAGTTGGCGAAAAGGAAGAAGCAGAAGGCACTGTATCTGTCAGAAGACATGGAGTGGGTGACCTTGGGTCGTTTACAACTGAAGCATTTATTGAACTTGTTAACAATGAAGTAAATGCTGTTATGAAATAA
- a CDS encoding translation initiation factor IF-3 codes for MATPFRNPRGPRPLPRKKEDPHFINERIKAPVVRVVGENVESGIYNIKDALAIAQRLELDLVEISPTANPPVCKITDYKKFLYELKKKQKEIKAKSAKIVVKEIRLGPNTDEHDFNFKLKHAMKFLEEGAKVKVEVFFRGRSIVYKDQGEIKLLQFASLLEDYGKVEKLPLLEGKRMIMIIAPKK; via the coding sequence ATAGCAACGCCGTTCAGAAATCCGAGGGGTCCCAGACCTTTACCCAGAAAAAAGGAAGATCCGCACTTTATCAATGAGAGAATTAAGGCTCCCGTTGTGAGGGTTGTGGGAGAAAATGTTGAATCAGGTATCTACAATATTAAAGATGCACTGGCAATAGCCCAAAGGCTTGAACTTGATTTGGTCGAAATTTCACCAACTGCCAATCCGCCTGTTTGTAAAATTACTGATTACAAAAAGTTTCTTTACGAACTCAAGAAAAAGCAGAAGGAAATCAAAGCTAAATCTGCAAAAATTGTAGTGAAAGAAATTCGACTGGGCCCAAATACAGATGAGCATGACTTTAACTTTAAACTAAAGCATGCAATGAAGTTTCTTGAAGAAGGAGCTAAAGTAAAAGTGGAAGTTTTTTTCAGGGGACGCAGCATTGTTTATAAAGACCAGGGTGAAATTAAACTCTTGCAGTTTGCTTCATTGCTCGAAGATTACGGAAAGGTTGAAAAACTGCCGTTACTTGAAGGTAAACGCATGATTATGATCATCGCTCCTAAAAAGTAG
- the rpmI gene encoding 50S ribosomal protein L35 translates to MPKMKSKSSAKKRFDVTGTGKLKRKHAYKSHILTKKSTKRKRNLTYSGLVDKADAKNVREMLS, encoded by the coding sequence ATGCCAAAAATGAAGTCGAAATCCAGTGCAAAAAAACGGTTTGATGTAACCGGTACTGGTAAACTGAAAAGGAAGCATGCTTACAAAAGCCACATCCTTACAAAAAAATCGACCAAGCGCAAACGCAACCTGACTTATTCAGGTCTCGTTGACAAGGCCGATGCTAAAAATGTAAGAGAAATGCTTTCTTAA
- the rplT gene encoding 50S ribosomal protein L20, with protein MPRSVNAVASRARRKKILKAVKGQFGRRKNVWTVAKNAYEKGMVYAYRDRRQKKRNFRSLWITRINAGVREYDMSYSVFMGKLKQKNINLDRKVLADLAMNHPVTFKAIVDAVKN; from the coding sequence ATGCCAAGATCAGTAAACGCAGTAGCCTCAAGGGCTCGCAGAAAAAAAATCCTAAAGGCCGTTAAAGGACAATTCGGTCGTAGGAAAAATGTTTGGACGGTTGCTAAAAATGCATACGAAAAAGGCATGGTGTATGCATACCGTGACAGACGCCAGAAAAAACGCAATTTCCGCAGTTTGTGGATTACCCGCATTAATGCCGGTGTAAGAGAGTATGATATGTCATATTCTGTTTTCATGGGTAAACTCAAACAAAAGAATATCAATCTTGACCGTAAGGTTCTGGCCGATTTGGCTATGAATCACCCGGTGACTTTTAAAGCCATTGTTGACGCGGTTAAAAATTAA